TTACTAGCACAGTTTTGCTCCCTTGTGTCATTCATATGATGCAACTTAAAATTGTTATTGTTTATAAATGCTAGAATCTTATGTATGTATATAAATGAAGGCAATGAAAACTACTTTTGTTATATCTTGTTTTTGGTTCTGCATTATGAAATTATATTGGAGTCACCTAGTCAAACTCCATATGTTACTTTCCTCCTTTTTCTCATCAATTATTGAAATTTTATGATATTctgaaaaggaaaagggaaattaaaaataaaaagaaattaagactTCTGCATGCACTGTCCTTAGAATACTTTTTCCAATTTTTCTCCCCTCACTCTCAGGAATAATTATTATTGCATACTGTAATGAGTCGAATGACATTACATAGGTGAACCAAATTTAGATCTTaactttttactttttcaatccTGCATTAATGGACAGTTGCGAATTTTGACTGAAAGTTACATAGAAAACTAGCATGTCACCATAGAAAACTAGCATGATCTTAACAGGTCATAGTACACTactaataaaaaagaatttgtAACTTTTTATTTTGAGGAGTTCTAATATATTAAGAATAGGATTTTAATCACTTGTGGAGATAAAACATCACTGCAATAAGGATCATAAAAACGTGAACATCACATATATGTGTTCTAAGTTCCCAAGCTTTAATCTGCAACTTGCCTTGCCTTGCAGCTGGTGCTAGTTTCCAAAAATATTGGATTGTGATAAAGTGATAGCTTACATGTGTATAGAACTATGGAGAGTAGCTTGTTTCGGACTAATGCTAATTTTATCAGAGATTCCTATATCCTCCAAAGGAAGAACTTTTTATTCAAAAGGATATCTACCCttgatttcttcttcttctttttaaattcactttttcttttcttattaacCATTGACCAAGATACTGAATACAGTTCCTCCAAGAGTACCAAGTCTCACTTTACCTTTACAATAAAATATCACAATTATATATAGAATGTCTATAGAATAGTACCCttttctattaatattattgttcACCTATAAAGTCATTAttgatgaaattttttataGCAACTGATTTACTGACtttctctaatatttttttccaTTTAAGTCTTTGTATAAAATCATATTTTacaaaatcaaaagagaaaaaaattaaaaaaagaaaattgcatACAGATATCTCCTGTATACAAGTGGtaataataaactaataatccaAGAAAGACAAAAAACGGAATCGAAGCTTTGCTAATCaatactaataaaatattaatgagaGTTAACAAACTCCGCTTAATTCTCTGAAAAGGGTTCATGTGTTTGTCCTTTTTTAATTATCGTTTATACATCTAGGCCATAGACTGCAATTTCGTGACGCATCTCATGAATAGAACGCATATACATTTTCTCCTCCTTATCATTTTCTAAGGCTAATTAATtggaaattagaattttttcGTTCATGGTTTATTCTTCGAGAGCACCGTATATTTTACTTCGTTAATTCGTCTCTATCACAACGTCCTCGTCATGTTCACCTACACCAACATAACGTTTAAAATGCAAATATTATCAATCTATTATTTAATGGTTACATCTTATATATTCGATTTTCTTAAATAGatatttcaaaatataaatgATATCAAATCGCAAGTGTTGAAAGAATAATTGAGCATGGCCTATCATGTGTCCTTAACTTAATGGCTACACGGCTTTACTTAATTTTCCTTTGGGATTTTTCAAAAGCAAAATATTTTGGATCTTACAAGTAAAGATAATTCCCCTAAGTGCAATAAACTTTGGTCTATATTATTCGATTTGAACAAACTAATAGTCGCTGCAACACACTAggtttatataatttttttttttttttgcttccttGAAGTACAAGACATACTACATGCTATAAAGTATAAACCAAAATTGTCGCTAACAAACATTACCGCATCAAAGACTAAACATGACGTTAGAATCAAGTTGAAGCAGATATATTTTGTCTTAATTTCGGTTATGATGCAAAGCTAAAAATGGTAAGTGTGTGATTTAAGAAGAGAGGAGAACCACAGGGTGTAAAACTAACTATAATGTGCCGATCGAGCTGTATATATGGCAGTAAATAGATCCTTTCCAGTTTTTTTAACACTTAAGGAAATGAAGTGTGATCTCTTACCATTAGTCTTATAAGTgagaccaaaaataaatatgaaagagaacaATGAAAGATGAGATTAAACAATTGACATCATCCagtttttttttcattggagaggatccactcccGTTGGTTACAAAGCTGCAATTGCATTTCATGGTCCCAACTTCCAAGTGTTTGGCAGCCATGCATTTTCTCTCCTTTCACCTCAATTAACTTAGCATGCATCTCACACTCaaaaagttcaattacattttTGACTTTGTTCTTCACTTGTACCAAATTTTGAATCATTCATATTTGTTCAACATTTTGTCTTCTCTTGAAATATACTGAAAGTTCTGTATCTTGGCATACATCACATTGAAATCAACGTGAATATTGATATGCTTTATGTCACTTTCACATGAGCAAAATGAATGAATAGTTGGGTGATGTTAATTAcactattatttttttcttttaatgttGCATAATGATAAAAAAGAAGGGGGACATTACTTGTGCCAATGGCATGTAAAATTAAGAGGACTACTACAAGAAGTGTAATTAATTAACCAAATAAAAATGATGAGATCCTCAAATGCAAAGCAACCACACGTTTTCTCATTTCACACAACTAATGACTACAAGGCCAGCTGGGTTTGTTCTACTGAAAGTGACAAAAATGGTACCAACCTCCCTAAATTTGGAGTAAAAACAAACAGTTTAAATAGTCTTTCTTCATTTAcatggtaaaaaaaataatagtcGATCCTATTATTGCAGCATAATACCCTAAAAAAGACGAATTAAAAACTTAGTGATGCTATTATTTAAAACATgccaacaaaataaaaaataaaaagagagaaagaaaatgaaaataaggttgtgtttggaaaaagatttaaagATAGGAGGTGAGGTATGTGTCAAAGATTCCATTGATTTTAGAGGTCCACCACCATTTCACAATTATCTCTCTTTTCTCATCCACCTTCCCCACAAAGTCCTTCTTTACTTTTGCTTTAATAATGATATTAATAAACTAATAGTATATTTAAAAGAGCTGTAAttacattttttaatttagtaattttaaagaagaaaaaataaaatatggttCTCTTTTTGGAACTATTCTCCAGTCAGGCtgctttattcatcattcaATAGCACAATCATTTCAttgcaaagaaaaagaaaaacacaaaagagaGGAGAGACATGTTTTACAGACAGAAGAGAACAGCTGATAGAtgataacaacaacaacaactgcGTGGTAAGAACACAACACAAAACAacgttgttgttgttattgtctTATAATATTGCTAGATCAATTTTACTTCTTCTAACACACCGAACCCAAACACCTTCTGGGTCGGGTTCGGGGTTGTCGGATCCGATTCTCTGCTTCAATCGTTGTTGTTCTGGTGCTGCTGGctgcttctccttctccttctccttttATGGTTCTGTTTTGTTGTTTGCTCTCAACAAATCATCACTTTTTAGGTAAACTCTCTCAACATtctctttccttcttttttaaCCTCGTGGTTTTGTTGATTTTGGCGATTCCAAACAATGTTGTTCATTGCATTTCGTGAATTGGGTCAGATTTTCATGTTCTGTTTTTAGCTCTTTTGTGTCCCATTTCCAAGGTGGCAATTAAGCAAAGATGGGGTATGAAATCTTTAATGGTTGAAAGCATGGACATTGTCATCTGGTTCATTTTCTCGCTTTGGTGTGATTGTCTCTTTTTGGCAGCagattaaataattatacataCATATTCCTGTTTTTTGTTGGCGTTATAGAATGTATTGAGAAATTTTGGTGATGCAATTTAGGTGTTCCGAAAGGGAGGTGTGAATGGCTGGGATTGATGAAAATGTTGGGGTCCCCGGGGATTGGAGTGGTCCTAGCCCGAGTCCCAGAACCTTTTTCTCTGTAATGTTAGGGGAGGATAATGTAGCAAGATCAATGTCAGACCCTCCTCCAGGTGGTGATGGAGCACAAGATGGTGATCAGAAGTTGGTGTCACGGGGTGGTCTTGTTGAGAGGATGGCAGCTAGAGCAGGGTTCAATGCACCCAGGTTGAACACTGACACCATTAGATCTACTGACCTTTCACTCAATTCTGATGTTCCTTCTCCATACTTGACCATACCACCTGGTCTCAGTCCTACCACACTTTTAGATTCTCCGGTCTTCCTTACAAATTCACTGGTGAGAGAAGTTTATGTTGTAGTGCTTTTCACATTTAACTTGGAAGCTATAACACTTTGTTACATGCCTTGTAATGAGTTTGTATAATTGCAGGCACAGCCATCTCCAACAACGGGAAAGTTTCCGTTCATCTCAAACGGCAACATATCATCCGATGCTCCTGAAAGATGCAAAGATAACAGCTTTGATGATATTTATGCATCATCCTTTGCATTCAAGCCTACAACAGATTTAGGCTCCTCTTTTTATCAAGGCGCTGCCAGAAAAGTAAGTACATCCTAGAAGCATTTCTTTGCCACTGGAGGTtaggatttaaattttaatccaATATGGCATGCCATATGTACAAAAATTTGACAAGTCATATGGAGTAAAACAGTTAATACATCTGGTTTAATTATCTTCATATGCACATAATATGGGATGTGGATCTGTATCCATTTGGGTTATTTATTCTGTCTCCTGTTTGCAGATGAATCCTACTACAATAGCTCAACAATCTCTTCCTAGTGTTGAGGTCCCTGTTCAGTCGGAACATTCTTTTCAATCGCGAAGTGCTAATGTAGTAAAATCTCAAACTCAAAATAAAAATGGCCTCCATCTTCAGCCAGACTTTATTGAGTCATCTCCTCAACAGGATACTGTCGGTGTTAGCGTTGAGCATTCGCCACAACTTGAAGAGCAAGCAGATGAAGAGGGAGAGCCAAGAGGGAATGGTGACTCAATGGCTGCTGGTTTTGGTGGTGCACCATCTGAAGATGGATATAATTGGAGAAAATATGGCCAGAAGCAAGTTAAGGGTAGCGAGTACCCACGAAGTTACTACAAGTGTACACATCCAAATTGTCCTGTGAAAAAGAAAGTAGAACGATCTCATGAAGGCCACATAACAGAGATCATCTATAAGGGAGCACACAATCATCCTAAACCTCCTCCGAATCGCCGCTCAGGAATAGCTTCAGCCAACCCTCCAAGTGACATGCAAATGGACAATCCGGAGCATGTTGAACGACAAAGTGGCAGCGATGGAGAGCTGGGCTGGGCTAATTTACATAAGGGGAATGTAGCTGGAGCTGCTAATTGGAAGAATGACAACCTTGAAGTGACATCATCAGCATCTGTTGCCCCCGAGTATTGTAACCAGTCCACCAATTCACAGGCTCAAAATGGTACTCAGTTTGACTCGGGAGATGCGGTGGATGCATCTTCTACTTTTTCtaatgaagatgatgatgatgatcgaGGTACTCATGGTAGTGTATCATTAGGTTATGATGGAGAAGGAGATGAATCAGAGTCTAAAAGAAGGTACTTGGCATtgcttcttttgtttttttcttttaaataaaaataatttcagaAACTATTATTTGCATAAATGAAGTCAACTATTTAATTCTCAGGAAACTGGAATCATATGCAACAGAGTTGAGTGGAGCTACTAGAGCTATTCGCGAACCTAGAGTTGTTGTACAAACTACCAGCGAAGTAGACATACTTGACGATGGTTATCGGTGGAGGAAATATGGGCAGAAGGTTGTCAAAGGAAATCCCAACCCGAGGTAGCCATAATCCTCTTAACTATTTTGTTGATCTCTTTATCCCATTCAATTTCATGCACTTTATGTTGCAACTTGCAAAGCTGAACTGGGGATTGGCCTGTTTCTGTATTGCTGCAGGAGTTACTACAAGTGCACCAATGCAGGCTGCACTGTGAGGAAACACGTTGAGAGAGCATCACATGACCTTAAATCTGTAATCACCACATATGAGGGCAAGCACAACCATGATGTTCCTGCCGCACGCTCTAGCAGTCATGTCAATGCTAACGCTTCTGGCAGTGTTCCCGGGCAAGCACCTGGCGTTCTGCAACCCCATGTTCACAGACCTGAACCAACTCAAGTTCCCGGTGGCATTGGAAGGCTTGAGAGGCCTCCTGCCCTCGGTGCATTCAGCCTACCGGGGAGGCAGCAGCTAGGACCTCCACATGGCTTCTCCTTTGGAATGAATCAACCTCTTCTACCGAACTTGGCGATGCCTGGATTCGGCCCCGGGCAAGCAAAGCTCCCTGTGATGCCGGTTCATCCATTCTTGGCAACGCAACAACAACGTCCTCCTAATGAGATGGGGTTCATGTTACCCAAGGGTGAACCAAATGTGGAGCCTATTCCTGAGCGTCATAACCTGCCCAGTGGCTCATACCAAGATCTCATGAGTCGCATGCCCCTTGGACCTCACATGTGAAATTTCATTCCTTTATTCTTTCTTTAAAGGAAACCCCAATGTTTTACATTcacaaatatatatacatacatacatatatatgcATATGTAATGCGCAGGCATACATTTACATAGGTGAACTTTTTCATCAGTTATTCTTATTCAGTCTCTTGTGTAATGTGCTGACATTCTTCATGATATGTCAAAAGGTATATGTAGTTTATTCTGCTCTAATTCAAGAATACCAGTCATATGTAcccaaaaaaattaacaaaagaaactcTGGTAATAGAAGGATTGAACAATTATTCAAAATCATTCGACAAAaacataatatttaaaaaacaaTCCATGAAATATTTCAAAAACAATCCATGATAAATCACAtgcattaataataataataataatatcactaCTGGGTCCATGATTGAACCAAGTTGGCAAGTGATGCAGAGGATGAACCCGTTTCTGAAAGTGCAGCTAAAGCCATGTCCTTCATCTTGGAAATGCTGTCCCTTAAATCCTTCCCTTTCCCATCAGACTCCATGACCATCCTCACCACCCTCTCCACCTCTTGGGCACTGACGAGCCCACCGTGTTCTTGAGTCTGATCCACCGCAAGAGCCACCTTCATGTCCTCCACCATGATGTTCCTGTTCACGTGCTGCTCCGCATAGAGCGGCCAAGCAATCATGGGCACCCCAGCAACCACAGCTTCGAGAACAGAGTTCCAGCCGCAGTGAGTGACGAAGGCTCCCACGGATTGACGACTGAGGACCTCAACCTGGGGGGCCCACGAGGCCACTACCATGCCCCTGTCTTGGGTCCTGTGGGTGAAGCCAGTTGGCAGCACTGAAATGGGGTCAAAGTTGTCTTGATCAGCAAGTAACTGGTTGGTTCCTGGATGCAGTGGGGGGCTCTTGACGACCCACAAGAACCTTTGGGCGCTCCGCTCCAAGGCTTGAGCTATCTCTCTCAGCTGCTCCACTGAGAACGATCCTCTGCTTCCGAAACACAGGTACACCACACTTTTACTTGGTTGTTTCTCCAACCATGACAAGCAATCTTTGCTTTCTCCACCAGATTGATGCTGTTGATCACTGGGATCGGCGATCAAGGGGCCAATGTAATAAACGGGAGGCCTTTCTTTCTGGTCGGGAAAGCAAAGACCTTCTTCAATGGCCTTAACGCCGTTGACTTCCAGCTCTCTGAAAGTGTTGACTATGATCCCACTCGATCTTGGAAGCTGCCTGCAGAAATACACCATCTCCTCGTAACAGGGGTCCTCCCTATCCAGCAACGGCTCCGGCATCTCCCACGCCCTCACCCCCGCCGTCATCCCCGGCACCCTCAGCTCCACCTTCAGATCCTTCAGCGACTTCTCCGTCTGCTCGTGGATCAACGGGAAGTAGATGTAGAGCGCAATCATGGCGGCGCCGGAGGTGAAGAAGTAGTAGACGGGGATTCCCATGGAGGAGGCTGTGTCCATGGCGGAGGTGCAGAAGATGTCGATGACGAAGGCTTTGATGGTGGAGGTCTTGGAGATGAGGGTGAGTGCGGAGGTGACGTTGGGGACGTTGTTACGAATGAAGTGGAAGGCCCTTGCGGTGAGGCTGAGGGTGCCGGGGGGAGGAGGGTCAGAGTGGGGGAAGCGGTGGAAGGAGATGGAAGGGTGGTCGGTGGAGATGCGGTGGATGTAGGCGTCGGTGGAAGGATGGTCGAGGAAGCCGGTGGTAAGGAGGATGGTGATGTTGTGGCGACGGAGGGAGAGGCGTTTGGCCACTTCAACCATTGAAACTATGTGGCCTATGCTCGGAGCTGCATACAACACTATTCTTTCTTccatctttctctttctctctttctctctttctctctctctctcactcactCCTCAACTATCTATATTGTTCATATTTGTTGACTTGACTTTTAGTAGTTGAAAGAAGCCTTATAATCATACATGTTAAATGGTTAGGTGAGTAACAGATTGATTATTAAGACACACGAATATGCTTTTCAAATCTCATTGTATTCGATATTCATTTGCTTCTTTCTTATAGTTACTTTACAAGATGCACTTTGCTAAATTATGCAAAAGAATCTCAGCTTAACTTGTCACCATTGGATTGAGGCACTAAAATATACATCAACTTATATAATCAGTCTTCACTCATAACTTGGCTTTCAAAAGGGTAATCAAGGAGATCCATGCTACCTCCTCACTGTTTCTTTGGTGAGGGTAACCAAGCTAATGCCCGTTTGCAGGTTCCACAGCCAAATGGTTTTCTCTCCTATTTCGATTCACTTCCTTACGATGGTTAATCTCTTTCCTGCAAAATATCAAATGCACCATGAATATCTTCGGCTAAAATAATTCTTATAATTTCGTTCAGTATCACATGAAAAAGGTATCTAAACATTATCCAATTGCAGCAGTGGCCAAGTCTTATACCACTAAATGGGATTAACAACATAGATCAAATGGCATAACAATTATGTTCAAACCACAGAAAGAAAAATTCGCTTATGATCATCTAGATCTCCTCTagcaagaaaaaaatttaaagaaagtaTATGTATATACTCGGCAACTAAATATGTCTGATCAAACATTCACAAACACACATGGCAGTGAAGAAAGAACTATAAACCTAAACTCAAGTCTTGACATCTACAGAAATATGCTGCAGCACTTCAACATTTTAACTCTGACTAACATACGTAGTTTGCCTAACAAAAATTATCTGCAAGTATTTTATGTGCTGAAATGAGAAACCCAGCTTTAGTGATAGGTAGggaaacagaaattaaagtatAAACAAGTATTAGATAATAAGTTAACCTGAGACAATGCCATAGTGCATCATAATGAAGAAGACCAACAATTCTCCGCTTCCTCTCTCTATTGCGATCTCCACCACGTTTAACCACTGGTAATTGCTTAATGCCCTTGGCTTCCATTAACTCCTTGGCCACAGCCAAACTGGTATTGGGATAACAGATTAGAAGTCCACGCTCTCGTCCACGATAGGTCATACCCCGAGTACAAACAGAGGAAACTAAGCATGTATTTGCCTGTCAAATATTAATTTGAAATGTTATTTGAGACAAGACTAACCAACAGGTATTGTAGACAGTATAACTGGGATTTTTCATGAATAAATCAATTGACATTTTTATCATAGTAGTATAACAGGAAGATCCAGGCATGAATTTCACTAATGTATTTGTTCATCACTGCATTTAAAACCTATTCATCAAAGCTTTATTATATCATCTTACCAATTGTATTCCTACCGAACCAAAACATAGAAACCATTTGTGTTATGATTTTATTCTGAAATTGGAACCCTCACTTATTTTCTATTGTCATGTATTGTAAAAGGAAAGAACAGGGGGGAAAAATACTAATCCCAGAATAATTTGCAGAatgatttttaaatatataaagagCAGAAGCACTTTCTACATACATCCACAAATCCTGAATCCCTCATAGAAGTGTCACTAGACTTCTCAGGAAGACACCTTCTGATGTCACCATATGTCAGTATTCCTTCCAGAAAACCTTCTTGATCGACCACTAGCACACAGTTCTGGTGGCCATCATGAATGCATTGGATTGCATCTTTCAGGGTTGCAGATGATGAAACCTTCAGATAGCTGTCAGACATGGCCTGAGAAACCTGAAAAGAGCAATAATGACATTAATGAAGGCATAAAGTTGATGGACAAAAAAAAGGATCACATGTCAGCATTCTGCTGGAGAGTTAACAAGAGAAggattatttttattgattaaaagCTTTTATCAACCTTAAGATTTTCGAGATGAAGTTCCTCGTCAATTGCTTCATGATCAGCAGCATCACCAACAACAGAGAGTTCTAAACCATCAGCAGCATTTGCCTGTCTCCAGTTACCTTCATTTTCATCAGCAGGTGAAACTGGAGAATATCCTTTAGGTGAGTTTCTTGTATCAGATTTGTTGTCAATTTCCTTCTTCCGGTTTGTCACAGAGGGAACCCATATTGCTAATCCAACAGCCCCCTAGGTACAAAGTTTACAGTAACACAGTATGACAACTGTAATCAATAAGAATTACAATAGGACAAAGTACTCcctttataataaaaatattatgtaaaatcaataaaatattatgcCATAGAGAAAGAATTTTCTTCTGCCTTGCTTTAACATAAGATACAGGGAAACAACCAATGAGAAAATGAGCATGTAAGAATATACCAAACATCTTCTCTTGTTCAGTCGAGGTAAAAGAATGCAGTTTGcaaatttttcattttgttaaACATAAGAATAGAAGAACAGCAGAAAACTGCACATGTAACTAAGTGAGCAATTTATTATCACTATCATGTAATTTCGGGTAAGAATTTTATTGAAGAATTACCATGAGAGGAAGCAGTATTCTATAATCTTTGGTCAGTTCAAACAGCAGTAGAACTGAAGTCAACGGGACAGAACAGACAGATGCTAATGTAGCGGCCATTCCAACCTGtgatagaaattaaaaaaaacgtGTAATTATATGAGCTTACATCAACAAAGCTTGATGTCATCAGTGACATTTATACAATATAGATACTGCACAGCAAAGTCAACTTACAAGAGCATATGCCTGGGGTTGGGCCACAGCAGCATTTCCAGGGATTGCTGAATTGATAACTTCTGCCGCAACGCCTCCAAATACGGCACCAACTGCAGAACCAATCATTAAACTTGGCGCATAGAGACCACCTACTAGCCCAGAGCCCTTGCAAAGAGTTGTTGCAATAACCTTAGCAGCTGCCAATTGAGTCAGGAGCCATATTCCAGGAGCTGAAGCACTAGTTCCAGTATGGAGAATTTCTTCCACATTTGTGAAACCCCAATACAATATTCCAGGATATTTAAGAGCAATGATCCCAGCTCCTAAACCGCCTAAAGCAGGACAGACCACGAAAGGAAGGCCAAACTTTTCCTGGATCAACTCAAACAATTCAGTGAACCAATCAACCAAACGAGTCATGGCCACACTTACAACACCACACAGC
The genomic region above belongs to Arachis stenosperma cultivar V10309 chromosome 5, arast.V10309.gnm1.PFL2, whole genome shotgun sequence and contains:
- the LOC130980036 gene encoding probable WRKY transcription factor 2 isoform X1, with protein sequence MAGIDENVGVPGDWSGPSPSPRTFFSVMLGEDNVARSMSDPPPGGDGAQDGDQKLVSRGGLVERMAARAGFNAPRLNTDTIRSTDLSLNSDVPSPYLTIPPGLSPTTLLDSPVFLTNSLAQPSPTTGKFPFISNGNISSDAPERCKDNSFDDIYASSFAFKPTTDLGSSFYQGAARKMNPTTIAQQSLPSVEVPVQSEHSFQSRSANVVKSQTQNKNGLHLQPDFIESSPQQDTVGVSVEHSPQLEEQADEEGEPRGNGDSMAAGFGGAPSEDGYNWRKYGQKQVKGSEYPRSYYKCTHPNCPVKKKVERSHEGHITEIIYKGAHNHPKPPPNRRSGIASANPPSDMQMDNPEHVERQSGSDGELGWANLHKGNVAGAANWKNDNLEVTSSASVAPEYCNQSTNSQAQNGTQFDSGDAVDASSTFSNEDDDDDRGTHGSVSLGYDGEGDESESKRRKLESYATELSGATRAIREPRVVVQTTSEVDILDDGYRWRKYGQKVVKGNPNPRSYYKCTNAGCTVRKHVERASHDLKSVITTYEGKHNHDVPAARSSSHVNANASGSVPGQAPGVLQPHVHRPEPTQVPGGIGRLERPPALGAFSLPGRQQLGPPHGFSFGMNQPLLPNLAMPGFGPGQAKLPVMPVHPFLATQQQRPPNEMGFMLPKGEPNVEPIPERHNLPSGSYQDLMSRMPLGPHM
- the LOC130980036 gene encoding probable WRKY transcription factor 2 isoform X2; this translates as MAGIDENVGVPGDWSGPSPSPRTFFSVMLGEDNVARSMSDPPPGGDGAQDGDQKLVSRGGLVERMAARAGFNAPRLNTDTIRSTDLSLNSDVPSPYLTIPPGLSPTTLLDSPVFLTNSLAQPSPTTGKFPFISNGNISSDAPERCKDNSFDDIYASSFAFKPTTDLGSSFYQGAARKMNPTTIAQQSLPSVEVPVQSEHSFQSRSANDTVGVSVEHSPQLEEQADEEGEPRGNGDSMAAGFGGAPSEDGYNWRKYGQKQVKGSEYPRSYYKCTHPNCPVKKKVERSHEGHITEIIYKGAHNHPKPPPNRRSGIASANPPSDMQMDNPEHVERQSGSDGELGWANLHKGNVAGAANWKNDNLEVTSSASVAPEYCNQSTNSQAQNGTQFDSGDAVDASSTFSNEDDDDDRGTHGSVSLGYDGEGDESESKRRKLESYATELSGATRAIREPRVVVQTTSEVDILDDGYRWRKYGQKVVKGNPNPRSYYKCTNAGCTVRKHVERASHDLKSVITTYEGKHNHDVPAARSSSHVNANASGSVPGQAPGVLQPHVHRPEPTQVPGGIGRLERPPALGAFSLPGRQQLGPPHGFSFGMNQPLLPNLAMPGFGPGQAKLPVMPVHPFLATQQQRPPNEMGFMLPKGEPNVEPIPERHNLPSGSYQDLMSRMPLGPHM
- the LOC130980037 gene encoding UDP-glycosyltransferase 88F4-like, with product MEERIVLYAAPSIGHIVSMVEVAKRLSLRRHNITILLTTGFLDHPSTDAYIHRISTDHPSISFHRFPHSDPPPPGTLSLTARAFHFIRNNVPNVTSALTLISKTSTIKAFVIDIFCTSAMDTASSMGIPVYYFFTSGAAMIALYIYFPLIHEQTEKSLKDLKVELRVPGMTAGVRAWEMPEPLLDREDPCYEEMVYFCRQLPRSSGIIVNTFRELEVNGVKAIEEGLCFPDQKERPPVYYIGPLIADPSDQQHQSGGESKDCLSWLEKQPSKSVVYLCFGSRGSFSVEQLREIAQALERSAQRFLWVVKSPPLHPGTNQLLADQDNFDPISVLPTGFTHRTQDRGMVVASWAPQVEVLSRQSVGAFVTHCGWNSVLEAVVAGVPMIAWPLYAEQHVNRNIMVEDMKVALAVDQTQEHGGLVSAQEVERVVRMVMESDGKGKDLRDSISKMKDMALAALSETGSSSASLANLVQSWTQ
- the LOC130980035 gene encoding chloride channel protein CLC-f, with the protein product MSESDQNRLLGLPQDAERDVEAQVSERSVVVNGGGGSGGRGGFRDILRLSGHRHSFKRLEKDVDRDRDRDRDGDRRDHHNLHNHHSHLDLHGDEDVLTDSAPPEWALLLIGCLLGLATGLFVAAFNKGVHLIHEWAWAGTPNEGAAWLRLQRLADTWHRILLIPVFGGVIVGMMHGLLEILDQINQSTSSQRQGFDLLSGVFPTIKALQAAVTLGTGCSLGPEGPSVDIGKSCANGFSLMMENNRERRIALIAAGAAAGISSGFNAAVAGCFFAIETVLRPLRAENSPPFTTAMIILASVISSTVSNVLLGTHSAFTVPAYDLKSAAELPLYLILGMLCGVVSVAMTRLVDWFTELFELIQEKFGLPFVVCPALGGLGAGIIALKYPGILYWGFTNVEEILHTGTSASAPGIWLLTQLAAAKVIATTLCKGSGLVGGLYAPSLMIGSAVGAVFGGVAAEVINSAIPGNAAVAQPQAYALVGMAATLASVCSVPLTSVLLLFELTKDYRILLPLMGAVGLAIWVPSVTNRKKEIDNKSDTRNSPKGYSPVSPADENEGNWRQANAADGLELSVVGDAADHEAIDEELHLENLKVSQAMSDSYLKVSSSATLKDAIQCIHDGHQNCVLVVDQEGFLEGILTYGDIRRCLPEKSSDTSMRDSGFVDANTCLVSSVCTRGMTYRGRERGLLICYPNTSLAVAKELMEAKGIKQLPVVKRGGDRNRERKRRIVGLLHYDALWHCLRKEINHRKEVNRNRRENHLAVEPANGH